Genomic window (Thermodesulfovibrionales bacterium):
CTGCCTAATCCTGACGACAGCTCAGCACATGATGGAGGGCCTTCACCGTTGCGAGGAGTTTTTCAAGCTCATCCAGTCTCACCATGTTAGGCCCGTCACAGAGCGCCTTTTCAGGCTCGGGATGGACCTCGAGGAAGAGCCCGTCAACGCCGACAGCAACAGACGCCCTCGCGAGGGGCTCTGCAAACTCCTTCTGGCCTCCTGAGCAACTCCCC
Coding sequences:
- a CDS encoding 3-deoxy-8-phosphooctulonate synthase; this translates as GSCSGGQKEFAEPLARASVAVGVDGLFLEVHPEPEKALCDGPNMVRLDELEKLLATVKALHHVLSCRQD